From Halichoerus grypus chromosome 6, mHalGry1.hap1.1, whole genome shotgun sequence, one genomic window encodes:
- the GARIN6 gene encoding Golgi-associated RAB2 interactor protein 6, whose protein sequence is MNNQYKLPLYTAQSSPAMGMFNTSMGKLQQQLYKGEYTIFKYAPMFESDFIQVSKKGEVIDVHNRARMVTVGIVRTSPHLTLPDVMLLARPAAICDDYNRYGPATQGKDYKSTQILELTRLFPLKFVTISIHNGKKQQLRLKLATGRSFYLQLCPPSNTKDLFVYWENLVYILRPPVEAYSGSQAIPVGDTLDISGFEEEDKSPAGCKPFFYSEVISSTSVGVTGLFPEGSINMVIPRAETTGKPTAKTANSSVLGPLITTLQSEAYMSDPDGSQRSPPSRTDFLGKSFRALYCTWCRGGYLV, encoded by the exons ATGAACAACCAATATAAGTTACCACTTTACACAGCCCAAAGCAGCCCTGCAATGGGTATGTTTAATACCTCCATGGGGAAACTGCAGCAACAACTGTATAAGGGGGAGTATACTATATTCAAGTACGCCCCAATGTTTGAGAGTGACTTTATACAGGTCAGTAAAAAAGGAGAAGTGATTGACGTGCACAACCGTGCCCGAATGGTGACCGTGGGCATCGTTCGCACTAGCCCCCACCTCACACTACCTGATGTCATGCTGCTGGCCCGACCAGCTGCTATCTGTGATGACTATAACAGATATGGCCCTGCCACCCAGGGAAAAGATTACAAGTCTACACAGATCTTAGAGCTAACCAGACTGTTTCCCTTGAAGTTTGTAACAATATCCATCCATAATGGTAAAAAACAACAGCTCCGCCTGAAGCTTGCCACTGGCCGCTCTTTTTACCTTCAGCTGTGTCCCCCTTCTAATACAAAAGATCTTTTTGTTTATTGGGAAAACCTTGTTTACATTTTGAGACCACCAGTAGAGGCTTACAGTGGTTCCCAGGCCATCCCAGTTGGAGACACACTGGACATAAGTGGGTTTGAAGAGGAGGACAAGAGCCCAGCG GGCTGCAAGCCCTTCTTCTACTCAGAGGTTATTTCCAGCACATCAGTAGGAGTTACTGGCCTCTTCCCAGAGGGCAGCATAAATATGGTGATTCCAAGAGCAGAAACTACTGGCAAGCCCACTGCAAAAACAGCTAACAGCTCAGTATTGGGACCCCTCATTACAACCTTGCAGAGTGAAGCCTACATGAGTGACCCGGACGGAAGCCAGAGGTCTCCACCCAGCAGGACTGACTTTTTAGGAAAGAGTTTCAGAGCCCTGTACTGCACATGGTGCAGAGGTGGGTATCTCGTATAA